DNA from Branchiostoma lanceolatum isolate klBraLanc5 chromosome 6, klBraLanc5.hap2, whole genome shotgun sequence:
gtggcgcttttgccgcgagaacgcaatcccaaatgtgactgagcttgtatcccccctcgtctcggttcatcacacacaaaagcgccacctacatcagctatttatagcggcgagaagcagtactccagtcagaagctctgaagaaggtgtctgacagacgccgaaacgtcagcaggtgagattacctggttgtgtcaaaagaaactccaaatatcctatgttctacctacctgatgaaattattttcggattcAAATATTGAATTATAAGATGTGAACCACACATGCAGGCATGCATggatatacacacacacacacacacaaacacaggcacacacaaacaaacaaagactaCATACAGTGGaagctttcttctttttcttcttcctcatGAAGTTTTGCTGGTAGGTTCCCGCAGGTTTCCAGGCAGGTTCAGGATCAGGCTCTGCATCTTTCCTACAAGAGGATAGGAGGCTGTTTTAATAAATTGATATGCTAAACTCATGCAACGTTTGCACAAGGTTGTACAAGTAAAGAAAAACAGTGCTACAGTTGTAACTTATCAAGTCCAATCAACTGTAGGTCAAATGCCTGAGAaatctttttgacaaattttcaaaaccaTCCTTTCAAGACTCTTCCAATAGGATAATATCCACACTGCGCAATCATTGGATCATCCTTTAGTGCCGGAGTCACGAGGCAAGGCCAAATCTCTGCAAATCAGTTTCATAAAGCCgactggggtgggaggggggcggacaaGAAATGTCTGCAAACGACCTAATACCAAGCTTCTCAGTGTAGTGGATGCTTCCAATAACTGCACAGAAGGGTTATCTGTTAGTCGCTATTCCTTATATAGTATTGGAATGACGTCATGGCAGATTGATCCAATAATCGCGCTGTGTAAATAGATAGAGCATGTATCTCACCACTGTTCAGGTTCCTGTGCTGCCCCTCCCCAGGTCCTGTTCCCCCCTGTTGTCTGAGTGGTTCCTCCCCAGTTCCTGTTGCCACCAGTGGACTCAGGGGAAGAGTCGAAGACCATACTGGGGCCGTACTTGTATGGGTAGGTGTACTTCATGGGGTCGTGCTGTGGGCTACGCTCTGGAACCAGAATACATCACATCATTAGTAatatgtttgaaacaaaaggTTATGCTTTGCAGATTACAGGCGTGACGTctgcgtggcgtaacggttagagcgttgaactcggaatcaataggtcccgagttcgatactcaccatgccctgacattgtgcccttgggaaaagcactttacactacagggctcgaaattcagttttgggatcaggtgcactggtgcacccaacctaaaaaattgggtgcaccaaaacaattttgggtgcaccacataaaataaagtagaatgtaactattgtaagtaAAACCTAATCataaaccttactgttcctcttctgaGCTTGTATCTGAAAGGGGAGCTTGGTGACGACGCTTTCATATTTTACTTGCAAAGTCAAAAACAGTAATAACCatagaaataaagtaaaaatgaaaataattcgaatgaaaagtgtatttattaattatcaatcaaacaaaatttttttttaatatgtgtacaaaattactgtgGTGCATTTATTTTCTCGATGGAATTTCAATAAGACTAACTAGTGACGTATAAGGGTCCCAGCGTGTTATTAACATCAACCtcggtgaagaaaaaaatcaacgccacggaagaaataaaggaaagcaTTATATTTAAAAGCCTTGGTCTTTTGGCAGTCTCTTCTGACATTAAAAAATCCTCatgcacgcagttttgaagctttcaaaatagaaattaactcaaattctaacaccaaaatcttaaacaagtactacaacaaagatcttattattttcttacacttagatgtcaatactatgctgtctactagtgtgcagtgatacctttacacattaaaccgtacgaaaatatttgggtgcaccagtgcacccacagtaaaaaattaggtgcacagctccaaaattgggtgcactgggtgcacatgcacccagcatttcgagccctgcactaCCTTCCCAAacagtggagtgacgcccacggagcctattcggctaatgtGTCAAACtatgtgccaaaaaacacactgcggatttggttgtcgatgtgccaacatctagcacatttgccactgagaaccgttaattttttttttttttttaacagtcGTGTGAGAGGGAGGTAGAGTTTTAGGTCTCTTAGTATAGAATGGACATGCTTGAGAAACAGCAGTATTAATCACTCTAAATGTAgacgggttgtgcccagagacatgtctgaacttgcgccctgacgttgtgcccttgggaaaggcactttcctcacttcactcaggtgtaaaatgagtacctagctcatctaggtttagggacgtccctcggataggacgttagatggaggtcccgtgtttggggagagccacaccccccgcacgtaaaagaacccaccacacctttcgaaaaagagtaggggcatgccccggtgtgcgatggtccaaatccttcagtctggagttggtgattcactacaaatcacccggatggaggcctggcgaacctccatctcgtatcagccatacggtgatttacaccattcacccggacgggagacctggcgcatctccgtcttgtatcagccaacgaaagggtatgtcaccccgcaaggggcggtataaccccgacggtgcacgtcgcacgtaaacacgtaagcacgtcgactacctacctacctatgaAGGGGAGGTACAGAGCATCCATTATAAGAATGGTtcttattggtcagaaattacatgcaatggcagcctttctagcgctgaattgatgcagggtttacaggtttcacataatacacaacatactagtatacatgttttatccacacttgcactttgtggaactgtcgcaagggtctgggcggctgccattcggcgccagctggtgacctcaatatgaccttccccaactgaagtcaggtacccatttacacctgggtggagtgaggaaagtcgtgttaagtgcctttcccaagagcacaagatcagtgacatgacaggattcgaacccgggacctcttacTTTTGAGCCGAaagctctgccgttgcgccacacgaccccatgaTAAAGGGAAGAGATGTTTGTAAGGCATTATGAGGAGTACAGGTAAAGACAGGTGAAAGCACTTCAACCACACCAACCTGAAGATTCCTTGTTATCAAAGCCTCCCTCCATACTGCCCCGAGCTGTGCTGCCATCTGTACAAGACGTGCAAAGACAAGATAACAAACCTTAAAACCATCCACACAAGAAGGAAAAACAGTGTGATATTCACCTAGAAACCAGAGTGTGAAGGGGTGTATAGTTAGTCAGTATATCAAGATTTATTTACATTcataggagggtctgcatgggggggtcctggcaacgcgtAACAGTAAATTCAGGCCAACTGAgcccaaaaaaatatttttcgcCATCGCGACGATCGCGTGCTCcccggagaaaattttgaaatcatgaccCGCTGAAACGCCCTTTCCTGCGTAACAAGGAATTACGACATAACGCTTAAcgctgaattcaggatgactAATAACGCGCTACGTAGAATTGAatcgaccagtaacgcttcacaaCTAATATatcgataacgcttaacgttgaattagagcggGCCGGAAATGATTAACAGTGAATTAAAATAGCTCATAATGCTTCacggaaaagggcatgcaggccctcttataGAGCATAGCCAACAATTCAAACACATGTTGTAAAACATCAAAATCCTCATACTTCAAAACTCAGCATATGCCACAGTAAAGCTCTACACATTTATCTGTGACAGTGTTACTGGTATACAGACAGTGTGTATGTACCATAATACTGGCTCTTTGCTCTCCTCTCTCTCAGTAGTGACCCAGCGTCGTGACCACGCCCTGTGGAGTGGACATCTCCATCCATTCCCTGAACAAAGGAGAAAAATCATATATTCAGAAGAAATACAAACTGAGCATGTTGTAagaaggcaacctaagcaatattagggcgttgaaatGCGAAtattcaaaattattttttcagtgatttctatccatagaaagtttgaataacactgtgacggccggaagttaccgaaaattggcTGGATTGtgggctgattattgggtggtaccaataaacaaaatgctccttttgcagcttgtttctgtgctcttttacAATGCCCTAAGTATGAAATAATAGTTTTAACTGCACTTCCAGTTTGTGTCAATAAACAAAGCACGTCCAGCCGGAGTGacaatgtacaaatatgatatgACGGTCGTGCTATTGGAAGTAATAGTAAATAAGTTGTGTTGAACCCACCTCTCCTCGGACTCCCGGGAGTCGCTGTTTCTCCGGAGCGGAGTCAGCTGATCCGTCCCTGTTCCGTCTCCGGTTCATCACGGAGACGCCGTTTTGTTTGGAGAAGCGAAAGTCCTCCACCACACTGGACTGGAACTGAGAACAGAACGACAAGGCAGTCATTGTTGTGCTtttgttagttaaaatcctcccacaccataaggtgtatagggcggtgcccatctccgtttcatagccctgggccacactgtggtgcaatcactgcagcagggggctagtccactggcagtggagtgtgtttaacttccatactgtttcataagtatgtatcatttttataaagtctttggtatgactcaatgcgcctcttgtccagaggtgtcctacctggggattgaaccccagtccttctggtccaagtaatttgaaccagatgtggtaagtaacagaagcgcagaccactacaccacagggacacccccgttGTGCTTAAGTACTGTTTAGAaattaacatttcttttttccatctttctttatttgcatcaacatacatgtagcataaatatgcatatacattatacatatactCCTGAATTATGATATATCAAAAAAGATATCAGTTCTTTGACTATTGGCAGGTTCAGCCACACACTACCTCCTCTTACATGGAGAAATATTTCTATGGCTTAAAAAAGATGGAACTCAACAGCCTACAACAGATTGCAGTTCAGTATTTGGACACTAGGGGGCAGTGCTGTTAGcttgaaatgtttgtataaAGCATCTGCACACACACTGGACTAACCTTAACTGCCTTCCTGTCAACATTTGCACCATCCGGCCCCAGACAGGGTGGACTAGTGCTCTGTCCAGCCTCATCCACATCGGGGAAGGTACTCTCGCTCCTCCCCGGGGCGGGGCCCTCCATCCCCACCCCCTGGGGGAACCTCTGGGTCAGCTCAAAACTAGTCACCGGCCGGTTGACCTCTAGGTCAGAGTTTCTAGCGAGCGGCCCGTTCAGACCGGCCTGGTACTGTGGTAAGGGTTTCACGTTGCCACCCTGCTTGGTGTCAGGGTTTTGTCTAAGTTCTGCTGTGTTTCCATGACGATTGCCCCGCCCTTCGGGGTTTTCTTGGTTCCATGCCTGCGGTTGCGTATTTCTCTCCGCTGTcatgttgtttatttgtctaGAAATGTTGTTATTCCCGTGTTGCCGAGTGTCGTCAGCGTTCCCATGGTTACGCATGTTCGGGTAAACATTTCCTTGATGCCTTGCGGCATCTGCGTTGTTTCGCAGGTACGGAGGAAGTCTGTTCTCGTTAACTCTCGAGTTTGGTGCGTTTCCATTGTTCCTTACGTTCCCATATGTCCTTGCATCTTCAGTGTTCCCATGATTCCTTGCTGCTCCCATGTCCTTCCCCTGTTGCTGTGAGTCCTCTGCGAGTCTCTGATTTCTCGTATGCAAATTCTCCTTACCCTGATGTCTCACATCCGGGCTGTCGGAATGTATGCCATCCCGCTTGGGACCCACAACTTTCGACCAACCAGGTTTCAGCAGCTTGCTGGCGTGAGTTCTTTGGTCGTTTTCCTGCAACTTTGGTATGTTTGTGCTTTCGCCAGCCCTTGGCTTTGGCTCGGGAATGTTGGCACCGTATTTGGAAGGATAGTTTTTAGTACGCTCCTCGTTGTTTTCAGCCCTGTCTTTCGCGGCGTTCTTGCCGGACTTGAGGTACTTCAGGAGCTGCCCCCCCGCCTGGGTACTGACCTGCGGTACAGAGCTGCCATGTTGGCTCGTACTGGAATGTTCCATTGAGGGAGGGGGGGCATGACCGTTCATGTGTTCACTGTACGTTGGAGGCCTGCTAGGAAGTTGTCTGCCCTCAGTTCTACATTTGTATGGAACAGAAAAAGGTGTAAGTCTATAATTATGTAATaaccacaaaaaaagacatcaaaTCAGTGTAGCAGACAAAGAACATTGCATTGAAGTAATCATTCTCAAATCTCCGGGGCTTCTACAGctcatttcaaaatttgaaacaagacTTTTGATAGTACAACAAAGGCTTTCTGATTTTATCTGACATTGAAATGTCAGGAATATGCTGTAtgatagtgtacaatagtacattACCCCACACAAATATCCAGGTGCACCGATGCATCCACAGTAAAactaaggtgcacagctccaattttgggtgcacaaaagatATGCACCCAGCAGGgatcgaaatacattttttgggttacttgcaaaattgcaagttggcaaaaattttacttgcaatttgagAAATCAACTTGCAATATTATAGTCCGTATGTAACTGCTtctgctgtacatacatactcagcctgacatagtaacttttatagcattattaGAAGACTAAACATCTAAATACAGATTTACTTTATTAGCCTTTACTGTTTAGTAGTTAGCACTTACAATTTTGAATGTCTATTTAGAGTTTAGTGGTGCAGTGAACTTTCACCCAAAGGGACGCGTTGGGCTGAAGTACCAtgcatttttgtcttttcaacTTGATCATGTTCATTCATTAACATGATAATATCTAAGAGCTATGAAAATATACTAGGACCAAGGACTATAttaatgtccttgctaggaCCAGACATTTTCGCCTGTCTTGCCGAATTTTGGAACCGTATCTTCCTTCGGCCTTACACGATCCAccagtattttcaacttgcaaaattgtaagttcatattttctttacttgcaAATTTTGACAATTGCTTGCAAATGGCAAGTTGCTTAATTGTATTTCGAATCCTGACCCAGTATTTACAGCCCTGAACCATGACCACCCCATCCACCTAGTCCCCTACCTTGTGCTGATGTGTTCCCTGTGTGCAGGTTTGCTGTGTGTGGAGTTGATTCTGTAAGGCCTCTTGTTCTGTCTCAGGATTCTCTCCGTCTCAAAGGCAGGGTGCTCCAGACACTGCTCTATAGACATCCTCTCCTTGGGATCAAGTCTCAACACTCCCTACAACAAGATTTTGCAGAAATTAATTTCAGATTCTATTTTTGCAAGAAGAATCTTTATCTATTTAGGGTACCCCTACTGTACTttgtggcaacgagttccactctataaTTAGTTCTAGGAAAAACAACTCTCGTACTTGGAGGCAAGACTATCTATATATGTGTATAGCCGGCAAAACTGCTCTTAGCCTTCGCAGGCATGCAACaaagcagcagctggttatattacattgaaCAGCCTGTAACACCTAAACTTTGCACAGTCAAGTTATTAATAAAAATCAAGCAGCACATAGACAAAATAGAGCCTtgaataaaatgaaaacaaatgtttAATACTGTGTGGGAAAAATTACTAGATCTTGCTGACTTTGTGTGACTTAGTATTGACGT
Protein-coding regions in this window:
- the LOC136436896 gene encoding cyclin-dependent kinase-like 5 isoform X1, producing the protein MNKYEVLGVVGEGAYGVVLKARHKETKEMVAIKKFKDGEDNEDVKRTTLRELKVLRMLKNENIVELKEAFKRRGKLYLVFEYVEKNMLEILEAMPNGVPYEQTRSYIYQLILAIHWCHKNDIIHRDIKPENLLISKEGLLKLCDFGFARNLQGGGSAPYTDYVATRWYRSPELLLGAPYGKSVDLWSIGCILGELSDGQPLFPGESEIDQLYTIQKVLGILPPDQMDLFYANPRFSGLKFPAVSEPITLERRYHNVINSVTLDFMAGVLRLDPKERMSIEQCLEHPAFETERILRQNKRPYRINSTHSKPAHREHISTRTEGRQLPSRPPTYSEHMNGHAPPPSMEHSSTSQHGSSVPQVSTQAGGQLLKYLKSGKNAAKDRAENNEERTKNYPSKYGANIPEPKPRAGESTNIPKLQENDQRTHASKLLKPGWSKVVGPKRDGIHSDSPDVRHQGKENLHTRNQRLAEDSQQQGKDMGAARNHGNTEDARTYGNVRNNGNAPNSRVNENRLPPYLRNNADAARHQGNVYPNMRNHGNADDTRQHGNNNISRQINNMTAERNTQPQAWNQENPEGRGNRHGNTAELRQNPDTKQGGNVKPLPQYQAGLNGPLARNSDLEVNRPVTSFELTQRFPQGVGMEGPAPGRSESTFPDVDEAGQSTSPPCLGPDGANVDRKAVKFQSSVVEDFRFSKQNGVSVMNRRRNRDGSADSAPEKQRLPGVRGEGMDGDVHSTGRGHDAGSLLRERRAKSQYYDGSTARGSMEGGFDNKESSERSPQHDPMKYTYPYKYGPSMVFDSSPESTGGNRNWGGTTQTTGGNRTWGGAAQEPEQWKDAEPDPEPAWKPAGTYQQNFMRKKKKKKASTLPGGDTDRIAIQRAIYGGGTPKPRDWERLDTPHREHRQPKPFRKLAQTPAEKMLAAGAGYSRNTDSRLHPLPQRQLPILNRNNSFGTDGGNFMSHNSSHQHSKSESDRQEAGNRGHPTPGGIKAPNWPARPSSPAHVDNVINPELRVSSTDVPPPHHPSQTQRNLQPIKSARGGRVPNFNGLKETAL
- the LOC136436896 gene encoding cyclin-dependent kinase-like 5 isoform X2 produces the protein MNKYEVLGVVGEGAYGVVLKARHKETKEMVAIKKFKDGEDNEDVKRTTLRELKVLRMLKNENIVELKEAFKRRGKLYLVFEYVEKNMLEILEAMPNGVPYEQTRSYIYQLILAIHWCHKNDIIHRDIKPENLLISKEGLLKLCDFGFARNLQGGGSAPYTDYVATRWYRSPELLLGAPYGKSVDLWSIGCILGELSDGQPLFPGESEIDQLYTIQKVLGILPPDQMDLFYANPRFSGLKFPAVSEPITLERRYHNVINSVTLDFMAGVLRLDPKERMSIEQCLEHPAFETERILRQNKRPYRINSTHSKPAHREHISTRTEGRQLPSRPPTYSEHMNGHAPPPSMEHSSTSQHGSSVPQVSTQAGGQLLKYLKSGKNAAKDRAENNEERTKNYPSKYGANIPEPKPRAGESTNIPKLQENDQRTHASKLLKPGWSKVVGPKRDGIHSDSPDVRHQGKENLHTRNQRLAEDSQQQGKDMGAARNHGNTEDARTYGNVRNNGNAPNSRVNENRLPPYLRNNADAARHQGNVYPNMRNHGNADDTRQHGNNNISRQINNMTAERNTQPQAWNQENPEGRGNRHGNTAELRQNPDTKQGGNVKPLPQYQAGLNGPLARNSDLEVNRPVTSFELTQRFPQGVGMEGPAPGRSESTFPDVDEAGQSTSPPCLGPDGANVDRKAVKFQSSVVEDFRFSKQNGVSVMNRRRNRDGSADSAPEKQRLPGVRGEGMDGDVHSTGRGHDAGSLLRERRAKSQYYERSPQHDPMKYTYPYKYGPSMVFDSSPESTGGNRNWGGTTQTTGGNRTWGGAAQEPEQWKDAEPDPEPAWKPAGTYQQNFMRKKKKKKASTLPGGDTDRIAIQRAIYGGGTPKPRDWERLDTPHREHRQPKPFRKLAQTPAEKMLAAGAGYSRNTDSRLHPLPQRQLPILNRNNSFGTDGGNFMSHNSSHQHSKSESDRQEAGNRGHPTPGGIKAPNWPARPSSPAHVDNVINPELRVSSTDVPPPHHPSQTQRNLQPIKSARGGRVPNFNGLKETAL